One window from the genome of Hoplias malabaricus isolate fHopMal1 chromosome X2, fHopMal1.hap1, whole genome shotgun sequence encodes:
- the LOC136676934 gene encoding UDP-glucuronosyltransferase-like isoform X3: MAVQFCWQVPGLFLLLSVCLYVFPVSVLSGRVLVMPVDGSHWLSLKLLVTELAERGHNVLLLVPNTSVLIEAPEPVRMQTFPVPFDQEELASSMKGIQQGVFHQSPPLTDLLINVQRLLLFTDIQVRGCEALLYNKTLMEKLKHEDFNLLLTDPFLPCGAILSSVLHLPSVFFLRGMPCGLDALASQCPAPPSYVPRFGVTSTGHMAFPQRLQNVLLYLVELLLCRVMYRSFDELVARYLEEDISYLQLLGNGALWLLRYDFTFEFPKPIMPNMVFIGGINCKKCSPLTAEVEEFVEGSGEHGLVVFTLGSLVSSMPKEKAAIFFQAFSQIPQRVVWRYTGELPDHVPDNVKLMKWLPQNDLLGHPKTRAFITHGGTHGIYEGICHAVPMVILPLFGDQGDNAHRMANRGVGLVLDIHEITPESLSNTLHTIINDTSYKEKMVKLSSIHKDRPTEPLDLAVFWTEFVMRHKGADHLRPAAHDLNWFQYHSLDVIGFLLLVIMIVVAALMKCCVLCLRRYCKSEKKKKD; this comes from the exons gtgtttgtatgtgtttccGGTTTCGGTGTTGAGTGGCCGTGTGCTGGTGATGCCAGTGGATGGGAGTCATTGGTTGAGTCTAAAGCTGCTGGTTACAGAGTTGGCTGAGCGAGGGCACAATGTCTTGCTGCTAGTTCCCAACACAAGCGTCCTGATAGAGGCCCCTGAACCAGTAAGAATGCAGACGTTCCCTGTGCCATTTGACCAAGAAGAGCTGGCATCCAGCATGAAGGGGATTCAGCAGGGCGTGTTTCATCAGTCTCCACCTCTGACTGATCTCTTGATTAATGTCCAGAGACTTCTGCTGTTCACGGATATACAGGTCAGAGGCTGTGAGGCTCTGCTCTATAACAAAACTCTGATGGAGAAGCTGAAGCATGAGGATTTTAATCTACTGTTGACCGACCCTTTCCTGCCCTGTGGCGCCATACTGTCCTCTGTCCTGCATCTCCCATCTGTGTTCTTCCTGCGGGGGATGCCCTGCGGTTTGGATGCTCTTGCTTCTCAGTGTCCAGCACCACCGTCCTATGTTCCCCGCTTCGGTGTGACATCTACTGGTCACATGGCCTTCCCCCAACGCCTGCAGAATGTTCTGCTGTACCTTGTGGAGCTGCTGTTGTGTCGGGTTATGTATCGCAGCTTCGACGAGTTGGTGGCTCGTTACCTGGAAGAAGATATTTCATACCTCCAGCTTCTGGGCAATGGTGCTCTCTGGCTGCTCAGATATGATTTTACCTTTGAATTCCCCAAACCCATCATGCCCAACATGGTCTTTATTGGGGGGATCAACTGCAAAAAATGTTCACCTCTTACTGCA GAGGTGGAGGAGTTTGTGGAAGGTTCTGGGGAACATGGTCTTGTGGTCTTCACACTCGGTTCACTTGTGTCCTCCATGCCAAAGGAAAAAGCTGCCATTTTCTTCCAGGCCTTCAGCCAAATCCCTCAGAGA GTTGTGTGGAGATACACAGGAGAACTTCCAGATCATGTTCCTGATAATGTTAAGTTGATGAAGTGGCTTCCTCAGAATGACCTACTGG GTCATCCTAAAACCCGAGCCTTCATCACTCATGGTGGAACTCATGGTATCTACGAGGGAATTTGTCATGCTGTTCCCATGGTGATTTTGCCACTGTTTGGTGACCAGGGAGATAATGCCCATCGAATGGCAAATCGTGGAGTGGGCTTGGTCCTCGACATCCATGAAATCACACCAGAGTCACTAAGCAACACCCTCCACACAATTATTAACGACACCAG TTATAAGGAGAAAATGGTGAAACTTTCATCTATCCATAAAGATCGTCCCACAGAGCCGTTGGACCTGGCTGTTTTTTGGACAGAATTCGTAATGCGGCACAAAGGGGCAGATCATCTGCGTCCAGCTGCTCATGATTTGAACTGGTTCCAGTATCACAGCTTGGATGTGATTGGTTTCCTGTTGCTTGTCATAATGATAGTAGTGGCAGCACTGATGAaatgttgtgttttgtgtttacgAAGATATTGCAAGtcagagaagaagaagaaggattGA